One segment of Candidatus Woesearchaeota archaeon DNA contains the following:
- a CDS encoding endonuclease V gives MLKKRELKKEQEKLAQKVIVQDTFEKIKLVAGINQAHFGEKIISAIVLMDIKTLKIIEKQYSIMETNTPYLPNYRAYREAPIIVETFNKLKQKPDLLLLEGNGILHPRRIGLASHIGILIDTPTIGISKTVTCGEILDNSVYIEKEARAKKIITKEHANPIFVSPGHKISLKTSIEIIKKIIQKHKLPEPLHQAHNFATKIKKNLKKN, from the coding sequence ATGTTAAAAAAAAGAGAATTAAAAAAAGAACAAGAAAAACTTGCCCAAAAAGTAATTGTTCAAGACACTTTTGAAAAAATCAAATTAGTGGCAGGAATTAATCAAGCCCATTTTGGAGAAAAAATTATTTCAGCTATTGTTTTAATGGATATAAAAACTTTAAAAATTATTGAAAAACAATATTCTATAATGGAAACTAATACTCCCTATCTCCCAAATTATAGAGCATATCGTGAAGCTCCAATTATTGTTGAAACATTTAATAAATTAAAACAAAAACCAGATTTATTACTTCTTGAAGGCAATGGAATTCTTCATCCAAGAAGAATTGGTCTTGCATCCCATATAGGCATTTTAATTGACACTCCAACAATAGGAATTTCAAAAACAGTAACTTGCGGAGAAATTTTAGATAATTCAGTTTATATTGAAAAAGAAGCTCGCGCAAAAAAAATCATAACAAAAGAACATGCAAATCCAATATTTGTTAGTCCAGGACATAAAATTAGTCTAAAAACATCAATTGAAATAATTAAAAAAATAATTCAAAAACATAAATTGCCAGAACCATTACATCAAGCGCACAATTTTGCAACAAAAATAAAAAAAAATCTTAAAAAAAACTAG